One genomic window of Nitrospirota bacterium includes the following:
- a CDS encoding NIPSNAP family protein: MITCYLRYVIDPYKIEDFERYAKMWIPLVNKFGGTHHGYFLPHEGANNIALALFSFPSLAAYEEYRKKIKTDSDCRAAFAFAEKTRCIISYERNFMRPVFE; the protein is encoded by the coding sequence ATGATTACCTGTTATTTGCGTTATGTTATTGACCCATACAAGATTGAAGATTTTGAGAGGTATGCCAAAATGTGGATACCGCTGGTCAATAAATTCGGCGGGACGCATCATGGCTATTTTCTGCCCCATGAAGGGGCAAATAATATTGCTCTGGCTCTGTTCAGTTTCCCGAGTCTGGCAGCTTACGAAGAATATCGCAAGAAGATTAAAACCGATTCAGATTGCCGGGCAGCCTTTGCCTTTGCAGAGAAGACGCGGTGTATTATAAGTTATGAGCGGAACTTCATGCGACCTGT